The Kitasatospora sp. NBC_00374 genome has a segment encoding these proteins:
- a CDS encoding aminotransferase class III-fold pyridoxal phosphate-dependent enzyme, with protein MKEVHAVLFDFDGTLWDPESEIFRAHAEIFLEFGHQLPMDMWSSLVGTIGFDLWTHLERLTGCTVDRREIQERVRCRQRELLGGLSSRPGVHRTLRAVDALGIARGIVSNSTREWITRYTRQCGIAEGWSTVQCADGDRTSAKPEPNLYVAALTSLGISAGRAVAFEDSPSGVLAAKRAGIRCVAVPNSITASLDLGEADLRFESFDQIDLPGILKGESMEQVSTTASKRPAATDVADVLQHYYYLPDKLRVVRGEGVHLYSDDGRRYLDCSSGTFNLSLGYAHPEIVATVREHAGQLIHVTSKFQTEPLNALVSKLAEVSPPNLTRVHLKSASGSDANESAVKIAQVHTGNSDVITLFRGHLGQTLGMIGASGAAFRRTPFPSHLPGVVHVPDPHCLRCFYGQERATCGLMCVDRINDFIDYASTGRVACVVLEPISGNGGNVVPPDGYLQALKKLCEERGIVLVFDEIQTGFGRTGRMFAADHFGVTPHMMTFGKGLGGSGMPIAGILTEDRLAGVEGHHINSTFGGNVLAAAAALKTLEIIGRPGFLENVRAVGAYVLDRLRDLATKVPFVREVRGVGLMIGIDIVDPEGRPDARLTNHLAELGMDHGLLLRTSLYGHGNVLKVRPALIMTRQEADEMCDLLERLFLSVS; from the coding sequence GTGAAGGAAGTGCATGCGGTCCTCTTCGATTTCGACGGGACGCTGTGGGATCCGGAATCCGAGATCTTCCGCGCCCACGCGGAGATCTTCCTGGAATTCGGCCATCAGCTCCCGATGGACATGTGGTCGTCACTCGTCGGCACCATCGGGTTCGACCTGTGGACGCACCTCGAACGGCTCACCGGGTGCACGGTGGACCGACGGGAGATACAGGAGCGGGTCCGCTGCCGACAGCGGGAACTGCTCGGCGGACTGTCCAGCCGACCCGGGGTGCACCGAACCCTGCGGGCGGTCGACGCGCTGGGAATCGCCCGCGGGATCGTCAGCAACTCGACCCGGGAATGGATCACCCGATACACCCGGCAGTGCGGTATCGCCGAGGGGTGGAGCACGGTGCAGTGCGCCGACGGAGACCGCACCAGCGCGAAACCCGAGCCGAACCTGTACGTCGCGGCGCTCACCTCCCTCGGAATTTCCGCCGGGCGGGCGGTGGCATTCGAGGATTCACCGAGCGGCGTACTCGCAGCAAAACGGGCCGGTATCCGGTGCGTCGCCGTACCGAACTCGATAACCGCCTCGCTCGACCTCGGCGAGGCGGATCTGCGTTTCGAATCGTTCGATCAGATCGATCTGCCAGGAATTCTCAAAGGGGAGTCGATGGAACAGGTCAGCACGACGGCATCGAAAAGGCCGGCCGCGACGGACGTCGCGGACGTCCTTCAGCACTACTACTACCTGCCGGACAAGCTCCGGGTGGTCAGGGGCGAGGGTGTCCACCTCTACTCCGACGACGGTCGGCGCTATCTCGACTGCTCCTCGGGGACGTTCAACCTGAGCCTGGGCTACGCCCACCCCGAGATCGTGGCGACCGTCCGCGAGCACGCCGGCCAGCTCATCCACGTCACCTCCAAGTTCCAGACCGAACCGCTGAACGCGCTGGTGTCGAAGCTGGCCGAGGTCTCACCGCCGAACCTCACCCGGGTACACCTGAAGTCGGCGAGCGGCTCCGACGCCAACGAGAGCGCGGTGAAGATCGCCCAGGTCCACACCGGGAACTCCGACGTGATCACGCTCTTCCGCGGGCACCTGGGCCAGACCCTCGGCATGATCGGCGCCTCCGGCGCCGCGTTCCGGCGCACCCCCTTCCCCTCGCACCTCCCCGGTGTCGTGCACGTCCCCGATCCGCACTGCCTGCGCTGCTTCTACGGGCAGGAACGGGCCACCTGCGGCCTGATGTGCGTCGACCGGATCAACGACTTCATCGACTACGCGAGCACCGGCCGAGTGGCCTGTGTGGTGCTGGAACCGATCAGCGGCAACGGCGGCAACGTGGTCCCGCCCGACGGCTACCTGCAGGCACTCAAGAAGCTGTGCGAGGAGCGCGGCATCGTGCTGGTCTTCGACGAGATCCAGACCGGTTTCGGGCGCACCGGCCGTATGTTCGCCGCCGACCACTTCGGTGTCACCCCGCACATGATGACCTTCGGCAAGGGGCTCGGCGGCTCCGGGATGCCCATCGCCGGCATCCTGACCGAGGACCGGTTGGCCGGTGTGGAGGGGCACCACATCAACTCGACCTTCGGCGGCAACGTGCTGGCCGCCGCGGCCGCCCTGAAGACGCTTGAGATCATCGGCCGCCCCGGGTTCCTGGAGAACGTGCGAGCCGTCGGCGCGTACGTGCTCGACCGGCTGCGCGACCTGGCCACGAAGGTGCCGTTCGTTCGGGAGGTCCGCGGCGTGGGGCTGATGATCGGCATCGACATCGTGGACCCCGAGGGCCGGCCCGACGCCCGGCTCACCAACCACCTGGCCGAACTCGGCATGGACCACGGGCTGCTGCTGCGGACCTCGCTGTACGGGCACGGCAACGTGCTGAAGGTCCGGCCTGCGCTGATCATGACCCGTCAGGAGGCGGACGAGATGTGCGATCTGCTGGAACGACTCTTCCTCTCGGTCTCATGA
- a CDS encoding inositol monophosphatase — protein sequence MRGLVQELSRRIRAAVRTGLHDVSSRYVKGTAKGGDAEFPVDVLAERAAWDFLREQSEPVAVYTESEGLRTLGRNPAYVLIIDPIDGTRGAAADLEMACVSIAAAPFSEAPVIGDIRYAMLQEIKSGNWLYADTHGAGIESGGFPAPVPRLSSSVDLDRMFWSLEFNGHPAELMTGAYGHLIDASANTGGVYVFNSASFSISRIITGQMDAYVDIGNRLLRDRPATEADFRRVGHGSILHLFPYDIAASVFLAERAGVTITDAYGKPLHDTLLLDIGPLNQRSCIAACTPQLHAALIDSIRW from the coding sequence ATGAGGGGCCTGGTCCAGGAGCTGTCCCGGCGGATCCGGGCGGCCGTCCGCACCGGCCTGCACGACGTCAGCAGCCGCTACGTGAAGGGCACGGCGAAGGGGGGAGACGCCGAGTTCCCCGTCGACGTGCTCGCCGAACGCGCAGCCTGGGACTTCCTGAGGGAGCAGAGCGAGCCCGTCGCCGTGTACACCGAGAGCGAGGGTCTGCGCACGCTCGGCCGGAACCCCGCGTACGTTCTGATCATCGATCCGATCGACGGCACCCGCGGTGCCGCCGCCGATCTGGAGATGGCCTGCGTATCCATCGCCGCGGCCCCCTTCAGCGAGGCGCCCGTCATCGGGGACATCCGGTACGCGATGCTCCAGGAGATCAAGTCCGGCAACTGGCTCTACGCCGACACCCACGGGGCCGGGATCGAGTCCGGCGGCTTTCCCGCCCCGGTGCCCCGGCTGTCGTCCAGCGTCGATCTCGACCGCATGTTCTGGTCACTGGAGTTCAACGGCCACCCGGCGGAGCTGATGACCGGTGCCTACGGCCATCTGATCGACGCCTCGGCCAACACCGGTGGCGTGTACGTGTTCAACAGCGCGTCCTTCTCCATCTCACGGATCATCACCGGACAGATGGACGCCTACGTCGACATCGGCAACCGGCTGCTCCGCGACCGCCCTGCCACCGAGGCGGACTTCCGGCGGGTCGGCCACGGCAGCATCCTGCACCTGTTCCCGTACGACATCGCGGCCTCGGTGTTCCTGGCGGAACGGGCCGGTGTCACCATCACCGACGCCTACGGCAAGCCGCTGCACGACACCCTGCTGCTGGACATCGGCCCGCTCAACCAGCGGTCGTGCATCGCCGCCTGCACACCGCAGCTGCACGCCGCGCTCATCGACTCGATCCGCTGGTAG
- a CDS encoding NAD(P)-dependent oxidoreductase — protein sequence MSLFWQSGGSELPSSPRLRILLLGASGFVGGGLWTSLRPRHEVVGTFATRPIAGLVHVDLRDERRLAALVADGFDLVVHAAGLVPLEAAEADPELAHRLNVRPVEVLLDAVRGSAAKLVLLSSDNVFDGTRHQYTEEDPRSPVNVYGRTKAAAEDLLLADGGHLILRIPLVFGRGPWSNTFLARLAGPTTTARTDLVCAPVYLPSLGPALARLWDRKGVVHYGGSDVVTRFELMSGVRQALDLPTRVVAAHGPEAHSACRRPPRLVLRSTRHRLLGPGLDSALAHLAGLPPA from the coding sequence ATGAGCCTGTTCTGGCAGTCGGGCGGGAGCGAACTCCCTTCGAGCCCGCGCCTGAGGATCCTGCTGCTCGGCGCGTCGGGGTTCGTCGGGGGCGGCCTGTGGACCTCCCTGAGACCCCGTCACGAGGTCGTCGGCACCTTCGCCACCCGGCCGATCGCGGGGCTGGTCCACGTGGACCTGCGCGACGAGCGGCGGCTGGCGGCGCTGGTGGCCGACGGCTTCGACCTGGTCGTCCACGCGGCCGGCCTGGTCCCGCTGGAGGCGGCCGAAGCCGACCCGGAGCTGGCCCACCGCCTCAACGTCCGTCCCGTCGAGGTGCTGCTGGATGCCGTGCGCGGCTCGGCGGCGAAGCTGGTCCTCCTGTCCAGCGACAACGTCTTCGACGGCACCCGTCACCAGTACACCGAGGAGGACCCCCGATCCCCCGTCAACGTCTACGGGCGGACCAAGGCGGCGGCCGAGGACCTGCTGCTCGCCGACGGCGGACACCTGATCCTCCGGATCCCCCTCGTCTTCGGACGCGGGCCCTGGTCGAACACCTTCCTGGCTCGGCTGGCCGGGCCGACGACCACCGCCCGCACGGACCTGGTCTGCGCCCCCGTCTACCTTCCCAGCCTCGGCCCGGCCCTGGCCCGACTGTGGGATCGCAAGGGTGTCGTGCACTACGGCGGCAGCGACGTGGTGACCCGATTCGAGCTGATGTCCGGAGTCCGGCAGGCACTGGACCTGCCGACCCGGGTGGTGGCCGCCCATGGGCCGGAGGCCCACTCCGCTTGCCGCCGCCCGCCGCGGCTGGTGCTGCGCAGCACCCGGCACCGCCTGCTGGGCCCGGGACTGGACTCCGCGCTCGCCCATCTGGCGGGGCTGCCGCCGGCTTGA
- a CDS encoding zinc-binding dehydrogenase: MKAVVFEEVGLAGIHEREVPSLDVGEVLVKVAATGICGTDRAILLGEFPARRGVVLGHEAVGAVAVVGSGVGSVAPGDRVVINPTYYCGRCRPCRRGMPAHCPAKAGREVGVDRDGTMADFAVVPERFVHQLPASVSYRRGALVEPLACVLNNLRAAQPRWDDQVLVLGGGPIGALCAMVLARRGARVTLAERDPGRVEIARRLLPRTVRVLAPEEAAGPGRQASDVVIDTTGSVPVDVLSAVAAGGTVVVMGEREAGVATVPLRALVTRGIRLVGAGPYRPTDFELAVDLARDLPLEELVTHVLPLERYTEALALLAVAPDGPGRSSPGHGYGAMKVLLASDESLTS, from the coding sequence ATGAAGGCCGTCGTGTTCGAAGAGGTGGGCCTGGCGGGCATCCACGAGCGTGAGGTCCCTTCCCTCGACGTCGGCGAGGTCCTGGTCAAGGTGGCTGCCACCGGCATCTGCGGCACGGACCGGGCGATCCTGCTGGGTGAGTTCCCGGCGCGACGCGGTGTGGTGCTGGGGCACGAGGCGGTCGGCGCGGTGGCCGTGGTCGGGTCCGGCGTCGGCTCGGTGGCACCGGGCGACCGTGTGGTGATCAACCCGACGTACTACTGCGGCCGGTGCCGTCCCTGCCGCCGGGGAATGCCGGCCCACTGCCCGGCCAAGGCAGGCCGGGAGGTCGGCGTCGACCGGGACGGGACGATGGCCGACTTCGCCGTCGTGCCCGAGCGCTTCGTCCATCAGCTGCCCGCCTCGGTGTCCTACCGGCGAGGGGCCCTGGTGGAACCGCTCGCCTGCGTGCTGAACAACCTGAGGGCGGCTCAGCCGCGGTGGGACGACCAGGTGCTCGTGCTCGGCGGCGGTCCCATCGGCGCACTGTGCGCGATGGTCCTGGCGCGGCGCGGCGCCAGGGTGACACTGGCCGAGCGTGATCCGGGGAGGGTGGAGATCGCCCGCCGGCTGCTGCCGCGAACGGTGCGGGTGCTTGCCCCGGAGGAGGCGGCCGGGCCAGGACGGCAGGCGTCCGACGTGGTCATCGACACCACGGGGTCGGTACCGGTCGACGTCCTGAGCGCCGTGGCGGCCGGGGGCACGGTCGTGGTGATGGGCGAGCGGGAGGCCGGCGTCGCCACCGTCCCGCTGAGGGCCCTGGTGACCAGAGGGATCCGCCTGGTGGGGGCGGGACCGTACCGGCCGACGGACTTCGAGCTGGCGGTGGACCTCGCACGGGATCTGCCACTCGAGGAACTGGTCACCCACGTGCTGCCGCTCGAACGGTACACCGAGGCCCTGGCGCTGCTGGCGGTCGCACCGGACGGGCCGGGCCGGTCCTCGCCCGGCCACGGGTACGGCGCGATGAAGGTCCTGCTCGCCTCGGACGAAAGCCTGACCTCATGA
- a CDS encoding beta-galactosidase, which translates to MSAGQDGARPSFVDGTLWLDEHPRFLITGEYPYYRDHRGRWAAKLGAIRAAGIEVVTCYVPWRHHEITQGGGRRFCFDRDGNRDLAAFLELIRATGLLALLKPGPFVHAELPFGGLPDRISPTFDPDRHAARSADGRPLPCQQFALPSALDPRFLEDATGWLRAVGRFLQPFVHPQGPVVAVQIGNEGHYGETALPIDALDYSQPGADAFARFAPGVHAPTRAADPPSPNGLLSLVSWGQWSAEVLAAGTAKLAEALGPDIPVFTTYSPPARADRVPGRAAGRYDAWLARNRVGAPTALPRAYTSWAGNVLADEEALVNYVLAAKGGRGPNIEENWGLRWADASCAFPVVPIHHTLLGVACGATGISVYPACATAGWGDHLAVDRSWLAETAGDPAQFDPPYGDAAPILVDAGPGPAFAAVRVLTHFLAGQQDALAVSRPEPGVRWGVHPPYAAIGAWSWATSRRSGGDADRPVPSAGRTLLPFVAHCLRRNLPFQLEELTGRTALDADAGPLVTVSGRFMEQALQQRLARFTEQGGSLLVLGELPHLDENLRSCTDLADAVRRCAAPPGGPARVRTVALGGRPVGTAVEEWLGESRGVPPRAGAGAWLELRRTTADPEDVLVFLLNRSGGPLRARTTCGEHGIAVDLVGDGCAAVRVSHGRLAACYVKGLNEQTGAGVPVRVRVGRELLHADRPCDLSAVRGPGGFELRTAASHGAARVLLPEGP; encoded by the coding sequence ATGAGCGCCGGACAGGACGGTGCGCGTCCGTCCTTCGTGGACGGAACGCTCTGGCTGGACGAGCACCCCCGGTTCCTCATCACCGGTGAGTACCCCTACTACCGGGATCACCGCGGGCGGTGGGCGGCCAAGCTGGGCGCCATCCGCGCCGCCGGCATCGAAGTGGTGACCTGCTACGTCCCCTGGCGGCACCACGAGATCACCCAGGGCGGCGGCCGGCGGTTCTGCTTCGACCGGGACGGCAACCGCGATCTGGCCGCCTTCCTGGAGCTGATCAGGGCGACGGGTCTGCTCGCGCTGCTGAAACCGGGCCCCTTCGTCCATGCCGAACTTCCCTTCGGCGGGCTGCCCGACCGGATCAGCCCCACCTTCGATCCGGATCGGCACGCCGCACGGTCGGCCGACGGCCGACCGCTGCCCTGCCAGCAGTTCGCGCTCCCGTCGGCTCTGGACCCGAGGTTCCTGGAGGACGCGACGGGCTGGCTCCGCGCGGTCGGCCGGTTCCTCCAGCCGTTCGTGCATCCGCAGGGGCCGGTCGTCGCCGTCCAGATCGGCAACGAGGGGCACTACGGGGAGACCGCCCTTCCGATCGACGCGCTCGACTACTCGCAGCCGGGTGCCGACGCCTTCGCCCGCTTCGCGCCCGGCGTGCACGCGCCCACCCGAGCGGCGGATCCGCCCTCCCCGAACGGGCTTCTCTCCCTCGTCAGTTGGGGACAGTGGTCGGCCGAGGTGCTCGCCGCCGGGACGGCGAAACTGGCCGAGGCGCTCGGGCCGGACATCCCCGTCTTCACCACGTACTCACCGCCGGCCAGGGCCGACCGCGTCCCCGGCCGGGCGGCCGGACGGTACGACGCCTGGCTGGCCAGGAACAGGGTCGGCGCGCCCACCGCACTGCCCCGCGCCTACACGAGCTGGGCGGGCAACGTGCTGGCGGACGAAGAGGCGCTGGTCAACTACGTGCTGGCGGCCAAGGGGGGACGAGGCCCCAACATCGAGGAGAACTGGGGGCTGCGCTGGGCGGACGCGAGTTGCGCCTTCCCGGTGGTGCCGATCCACCACACCCTGCTCGGCGTGGCGTGCGGGGCGACCGGCATCAGCGTCTACCCGGCCTGCGCCACCGCGGGCTGGGGCGACCACCTCGCGGTGGACCGCTCCTGGCTGGCGGAGACGGCCGGTGATCCCGCCCAGTTCGATCCGCCGTACGGGGACGCCGCTCCGATCCTGGTCGACGCCGGCCCCGGCCCGGCCTTCGCCGCCGTACGGGTGCTGACCCACTTCCTGGCCGGCCAGCAGGACGCGCTGGCCGTCTCCCGCCCGGAGCCCGGAGTGCGGTGGGGTGTCCATCCGCCGTACGCCGCGATCGGTGCGTGGTCCTGGGCGACGAGCCGGCGCAGCGGCGGGGACGCGGATCGGCCCGTGCCCTCGGCCGGTCGGACCCTGCTGCCGTTCGTCGCCCACTGCCTGCGGCGCAACCTGCCCTTCCAGCTGGAGGAACTGACCGGCCGGACCGCACTCGACGCCGATGCGGGGCCACTGGTCACGGTGTCGGGCCGCTTCATGGAGCAGGCCCTGCAGCAGCGGCTCGCCCGGTTCACCGAGCAGGGCGGGTCGCTTCTCGTGCTGGGGGAACTCCCCCACCTGGACGAGAACCTGCGCTCCTGTACCGATCTGGCCGATGCGGTGCGACGGTGTGCCGCGCCACCGGGCGGGCCGGCCAGGGTGCGTACGGTGGCCCTCGGCGGGAGGCCCGTCGGGACGGCCGTCGAGGAGTGGCTCGGCGAGAGCCGCGGCGTACCGCCACGTGCCGGGGCGGGGGCGTGGCTGGAACTGCGCAGGACCACCGCGGATCCCGAGGACGTGCTCGTCTTCCTCCTCAACCGCTCAGGCGGACCCTTGCGGGCACGCACCACGTGCGGGGAGCACGGCATCGCCGTCGACCTCGTCGGGGACGGATGCGCCGCCGTGCGGGTGTCGCACGGACGGCTGGCGGCGTGCTACGTGAAGGGGCTGAACGAGCAGACCGGCGCGGGGGTACCCGTCCGGGTACGGGTCGGACGCGAGCTGCTGCACGCCGACCGGCCGTGCGACCTGTCCGCCGTGCGCGGGCCGGGCGGCTTCGAGCTGCGCACCGCCGCATCGCACGGCGCGGCCCGCGTGCTCCTGCCGGAGGGGCCATGA
- a CDS encoding ROK family protein — protein MTSSSPSPLRAAAPAEAVGVDVGATKIAAVRVTADGAVSARARCTTPRRTADALVGAVGDLVAQVRGKRVTAVGVGLPGMVDTRTGALAFAPGLDFARAPLRALIADAVGLPVVTDNDANAAAWAEYRLGAGRGHDHLVLVTLGTGLGCGVVVAGRLLRGSHGFAAEASHLTVDPHGPLCECGYRGCWGVSASGAAIARLGRQAAAAHPTSLLARLIGRGTPGAGEAVTAAARSGDERALAILDRVGTLTGTGLAALANLFDPSVVVVGGGPISAGELLLAPARASFARRLYSPGDRPPVPVLTARFANDAGAIGAAMLAIDRLADDGRP, from the coding sequence ATGACGTCGTCGTCCCCGTCGCCGCTCCGGGCCGCCGCCCCGGCAGAGGCTGTCGGCGTCGATGTCGGCGCCACGAAGATCGCGGCGGTGCGGGTGACGGCCGACGGCGCAGTGTCGGCGCGGGCCCGCTGTACCACTCCGCGCCGCACGGCGGACGCGCTGGTCGGTGCCGTCGGCGACCTGGTGGCGCAGGTGCGCGGCAAGCGGGTCACCGCGGTCGGCGTCGGGCTGCCGGGGATGGTCGACACCCGTACCGGGGCGCTGGCCTTCGCACCCGGTCTGGACTTCGCGCGGGCTCCGCTCCGGGCGCTGATCGCGGACGCGGTGGGACTTCCGGTGGTGACCGACAACGACGCGAACGCGGCCGCGTGGGCGGAGTACCGCCTTGGCGCGGGGCGCGGACACGACCACCTGGTGCTGGTGACGCTGGGCACGGGTCTGGGGTGCGGCGTGGTCGTCGCCGGGCGCCTGCTTCGCGGCTCGCACGGCTTCGCGGCCGAGGCCAGCCACCTGACGGTCGATCCGCACGGCCCGCTGTGCGAGTGCGGCTACCGCGGGTGCTGGGGAGTGTCGGCGTCCGGCGCCGCCATCGCGAGACTCGGGCGACAGGCCGCGGCGGCCCACCCGACGTCACTGCTGGCCCGCCTGATCGGCCGGGGCACCCCGGGCGCGGGAGAGGCGGTCACCGCGGCCGCCCGCAGCGGCGACGAGCGGGCCCTGGCGATCCTGGACCGGGTGGGAACGCTCACCGGCACCGGGCTGGCCGCCCTGGCCAACCTGTTCGACCCCTCCGTGGTGGTCGTCGGAGGCGGTCCGATCTCCGCCGGAGAACTGCTGCTCGCACCCGCGCGTGCCTCGTTCGCCCGTCGGCTCTACTCACCCGGAGATCGCCCGCCCGTGCCCGTGCTGACGGCCCGCTTCGCCAATGACGCCGGCGCGATCGGCGCCGCGATGCTGGCGATCGACCGGCTCGCGGACGACGGAAGGCCTTGA
- a CDS encoding S-(hydroxymethyl)mycothiol dehydrogenase, which translates to MVQQVKGVVAGGRGEAVRIETVIVPDPGPGEAVVEIAACGVCHTDLHYREGGINDEFPFLLGHEAAGTVESVGEGVTEVAPGDFVVLNWRAVCGQCRSCRRGRPWYCFNTHNAKQRMTLADGTELSPALGIGAFAEKTLVAAGQCTKVDPAASPLAAGLLGCGVMAGLGAAVNTGGVSRGDSVAVIGCGGVGNAAIMGSRLAGAARIIAVDIDDTKLATAQKLGATHTVNSRGRDAVEAIRELTGGRGADVVIEAVGRPETYRQAFYARDLAGTVVLVGVPTPEMTLELPLLDVFGRGGALRSSWYGDCLPSRDFPMLIDLYLQGRLDLDAFVTETIPLTDVEAAFARMHNGDVLRSVVVF; encoded by the coding sequence ATGGTCCAGCAGGTCAAAGGTGTCGTCGCCGGAGGCAGGGGCGAGGCGGTCAGGATCGAGACGGTCATCGTGCCGGATCCGGGCCCGGGTGAGGCGGTGGTCGAGATCGCGGCCTGCGGTGTCTGCCACACCGACCTGCACTACCGGGAGGGCGGGATCAACGACGAGTTCCCGTTCCTGCTCGGGCACGAGGCCGCCGGGACCGTGGAGTCGGTGGGCGAGGGAGTGACCGAGGTCGCGCCCGGCGACTTCGTCGTTCTGAACTGGCGTGCGGTGTGCGGACAGTGCCGCTCCTGCAGGCGAGGGCGCCCCTGGTACTGCTTCAACACCCACAACGCCAAGCAGAGGATGACCCTTGCGGACGGCACCGAACTCTCCCCGGCGCTCGGCATTGGCGCCTTCGCGGAGAAGACCCTGGTCGCGGCGGGCCAGTGCACCAAGGTCGACCCCGCCGCCTCGCCCCTCGCCGCCGGACTGCTCGGCTGCGGCGTCATGGCAGGCCTCGGCGCCGCCGTCAACACCGGCGGGGTCTCCCGGGGCGACAGCGTCGCGGTCATCGGCTGCGGTGGAGTCGGCAACGCCGCCATCATGGGCTCCCGACTGGCCGGGGCCGCCCGGATCATCGCCGTCGACATCGACGACACCAAGCTCGCCACCGCGCAGAAGCTCGGCGCCACCCACACCGTCAACTCCCGTGGGCGCGACGCCGTGGAAGCGATCCGCGAGCTCACCGGCGGCCGCGGTGCGGACGTCGTCATCGAGGCCGTCGGCCGCCCGGAGACCTACCGGCAGGCCTTCTACGCCCGCGACCTCGCCGGCACCGTCGTCCTGGTCGGCGTGCCGACCCCCGAGATGACCCTCGAGTTGCCGCTGCTGGACGTCTTCGGCCGGGGCGGCGCGCTCAGGTCCTCCTGGTACGGCGACTGCCTGCCCTCGCGGGACTTCCCCATGCTGATCGACCTCTACCTGCAGGGGCGGCTGGACCTGGACGCCTTCGTCACCGAGACCATCCCGTTGACCGACGTCGAGGCCGCCTTCGCCCGCATGCACAACGGTGATGTGCTGCGCTCGGTGGTGGTCTTCTGA
- a CDS encoding aromatic ring-hydroxylating dioxygenase subunit alpha, which translates to MTTELPSSLIRTLPGSFYTDPQIFALEQEKIFEQMWFCAVRASDLDKPGSFRTVQVGRESVLITRSRDGSVRAFLNICRHRGARLCTEEQGEVKRNFQCPYHAWTYGLDGRLVAAPNLTSMPDVDRTTYGLVPVHLREWLGYVWVCLAEEPPSFEADVIGAATERLGSPEAIERYQTEGLAVGRRIRYEVKANWKLIIENFMECYHCATIHPELTEVLPEFAGGYAAQYYVGHGAEFADEAEGFTVDGSAGVDRIPTVSEDQDRRYYAITVKPQVFINLVPDHVIVHRMFPLAADHTVVECDWLFLKDVVEAGRDVSRSVELFHRVNVQDFDACERCQPAMDSRAYRTGGVLVPSEHHIGAFHEWVTDRLRG; encoded by the coding sequence GTGACCACCGAGCTCCCGTCGAGCCTGATCCGCACCCTCCCGGGCTCCTTCTACACCGACCCGCAGATCTTCGCGCTGGAACAGGAGAAGATCTTCGAGCAGATGTGGTTCTGTGCCGTGCGCGCGAGTGACCTGGACAAGCCGGGCAGCTTCCGGACCGTGCAGGTCGGCCGGGAGAGCGTGCTGATCACCCGGTCCCGGGACGGCAGCGTCAGGGCGTTCCTCAACATCTGCCGCCACCGCGGCGCGCGGCTGTGCACCGAGGAGCAGGGCGAGGTCAAGCGGAACTTCCAATGCCCGTACCACGCCTGGACCTACGGCCTGGACGGCAGGCTCGTCGCCGCGCCCAACCTCACCAGCATGCCGGATGTCGACCGCACCACCTACGGCCTGGTCCCGGTGCACCTGCGCGAGTGGCTCGGCTACGTGTGGGTGTGCCTGGCCGAGGAGCCGCCGTCCTTCGAGGCCGACGTGATCGGCGCAGCGACGGAGCGCCTGGGCAGCCCCGAGGCGATCGAGCGCTACCAGACCGAGGGGCTCGCGGTCGGCCGCCGGATCCGCTACGAGGTGAAGGCCAACTGGAAGCTGATCATCGAGAACTTCATGGAGTGCTACCACTGCGCCACCATCCACCCCGAACTGACCGAGGTGCTCCCCGAGTTCGCCGGCGGCTACGCGGCGCAGTACTACGTGGGCCACGGTGCCGAGTTCGCCGACGAGGCCGAGGGTTTCACCGTCGACGGCAGCGCGGGCGTGGACCGGATCCCGACCGTCTCCGAGGACCAGGACCGCAGGTACTACGCGATCACGGTCAAGCCGCAGGTGTTCATCAACCTGGTGCCCGACCATGTCATCGTGCACCGGATGTTCCCGCTCGCCGCCGACCACACGGTCGTGGAGTGCGACTGGCTCTTCCTCAAGGACGTCGTCGAGGCGGGCCGCGACGTCTCCCGCTCGGTGGAGCTGTTCCACCGGGTCAACGTCCAGGACTTCGACGCCTGTGAGCGCTGCCAGCCCGCCATGGACTCGCGCGCCTACCGGACCGGCGGTGTGCTGGTGCCGAGCGAGCACCACATCGGCGCGTTCCACGAATGGGTCACCGACCGGCTCCGCGGCTGA